A stretch of Microbacterium caowuchunii DNA encodes these proteins:
- a CDS encoding beta-N-acetylhexosaminidase codes for MPLGLIPYPRSVQMRRGTLPLDPGSSVSGIGETASAAAQRLVGELADRTGIPLSVAPPAAEGGAGTTITLRLDDTAGRAPESYLLEAGPEGATIEAADAAGLQYATRTLVQLLSPGRPEDPAASGWHLPAVRIEDAPRFRYRGLMLDVARHFFPVEVVLRVIDRACALGLNHLHLHLSDDQGWRLALASRPELAERASAGAAQGDRGGFYTRRDWDRIIAHAAARRMTVVPEIDMPGHTHAMGLAYPEIAAEPVITNEVRAAVTEFGGGIPTPGRPYPGFAVGFSSLRIHEEATYDVLADVLSELAGMTPGPYLHIGGDEALGTPPEDYAVFMARVTGMVAELGKTPIAWHDAGTVATLAPGTVGQYWGFVRPAPGSAEAARGFPARGGGLVLSPADTAYLDMKVEPGDPLGLDWANGPTSTEASYRWEPTDVIPGITESDILGVEAALWTETIATEADIEAMLFPRLAAVAEIAWSPASGPERTWESFRSRLAVLAEGWAATGLRFTRTPGVPWHSPGTGPAVDRDARRLDA; via the coding sequence ATGCCCCTCGGACTGATCCCGTATCCGCGTTCCGTGCAGATGCGCCGAGGCACCCTCCCCCTCGACCCGGGATCGTCCGTGTCCGGGATCGGCGAGACGGCCTCCGCGGCAGCGCAGCGCCTCGTCGGGGAGCTGGCCGACCGCACCGGGATCCCGCTGTCCGTCGCCCCACCCGCAGCAGAGGGCGGTGCCGGAACGACGATCACCCTCCGCCTCGACGACACCGCGGGACGCGCCCCGGAGTCGTACCTGCTGGAGGCCGGGCCCGAGGGCGCGACGATCGAGGCCGCGGACGCCGCCGGTCTCCAGTACGCCACCCGCACGCTCGTCCAGCTGCTCTCCCCCGGCCGGCCGGAGGATCCGGCGGCATCCGGATGGCATCTCCCGGCGGTACGGATCGAGGACGCGCCGCGCTTCCGCTACCGCGGGCTCATGCTCGACGTCGCCCGGCACTTCTTCCCGGTGGAGGTCGTCCTGCGCGTCATCGACCGGGCCTGCGCACTCGGACTCAACCATCTGCACCTGCATCTGAGCGACGACCAGGGCTGGCGGCTGGCGCTCGCCTCCCGCCCCGAACTCGCCGAGCGGGCCTCCGCCGGTGCGGCGCAGGGGGACCGCGGCGGTTTCTACACGCGCCGGGACTGGGACCGGATCATCGCGCACGCAGCCGCGCGCCGGATGACGGTGGTCCCCGAGATCGACATGCCCGGGCATACGCATGCCATGGGGCTGGCGTATCCGGAGATCGCCGCCGAACCGGTCATCACCAACGAGGTCCGCGCGGCCGTGACCGAGTTCGGCGGAGGGATCCCGACGCCCGGACGGCCGTATCCGGGTTTCGCGGTGGGGTTCTCCTCGCTCCGCATCCACGAGGAGGCGACGTACGACGTCCTCGCCGATGTGTTGTCGGAGCTGGCCGGGATGACGCCGGGCCCTTATCTGCACATCGGCGGGGACGAGGCGCTCGGCACCCCGCCGGAGGACTACGCCGTGTTCATGGCGCGGGTCACGGGGATGGTCGCGGAGCTCGGCAAGACCCCGATCGCCTGGCACGATGCCGGAACCGTCGCCACCCTCGCACCGGGGACCGTCGGCCAGTACTGGGGGTTCGTCCGCCCGGCCCCCGGCTCGGCGGAGGCAGCGCGCGGCTTCCCCGCCCGCGGAGGCGGATTGGTCCTCTCCCCCGCGGATACCGCCTACCTCGACATGAAGGTCGAACCGGGTGACCCCCTCGGTCTGGACTGGGCGAACGGCCCCACCAGCACGGAGGCGTCATACCGATGGGAGCCGACGGACGTGATCCCGGGGATCACCGAGTCGGACATCCTGGGGGTCGAGGCGGCCCTGTGGACGGAGACGATCGCGACGGAGGCCGACATCGAGGCGATGCTGTTCCCGCGCCTGGCCGCGGTGGCGGAGATCGCCTGGTCGCCGGCGAGCGGACCGGAGCGCACCTGGGAGTCCTTCCGAAGCCGCCTCGCGGTGCTCGCCGAGGGGTGGGCGGCGACCGGACTGCGCTTCACCCGCACCCCCGGCGTCCCCTGGCACAGCCCCGGGACCGGGCCGGCCGTGGACCGCGACGCTCGTAGACTGGACGCGTGA
- the hpaD gene encoding 3,4-dihydroxyphenylacetate 2,3-dioxygenase gives MTRLDARTPTSSGFSVSQEAPIHSDDPIPTPMAPAPDILRCAYMELVVSDLAASRSFYVDVLGLYVTEEDADAVYLRTTEEFIHHNLVLRRGPVPAVAAFSYRVRTPEDLDRAVAFYTELGCRVVRRPDGFTRGIGDSVRVEDPLGFPYEFFHDTRHVERLSWRYDLHTPGELVRLDHFNQVTPDVPRAVKFMQDLGFRVTEDIQDDEGTVYAAWMRRKPTVHDTAMTGGDGPRMHHIAFATHEKHNILAICDKLGALRMSDRIERGPGRHGVSNAFYLYLRDPDGHRVEIYTQDYYTGDPDNPVITWDVHDNQRRDWWGNPVVPSWYTEASLVLDLDGEPQPVTTRTDASEMAVTIGADGFSYTRPEPAAPVVAQGEYKLGNQL, from the coding sequence ATGACCCGTCTCGACGCCCGCACCCCCACCTCGTCGGGCTTCTCCGTCTCGCAGGAGGCGCCGATCCACTCCGACGACCCGATCCCGACGCCGATGGCACCGGCGCCCGACATCCTCCGCTGCGCCTACATGGAACTCGTCGTCTCCGATCTCGCCGCATCCCGCTCGTTCTACGTGGACGTCCTCGGGTTGTACGTCACGGAGGAGGATGCGGATGCGGTGTACCTGCGTACCACCGAGGAGTTCATCCACCACAACCTCGTGCTGCGCCGGGGACCGGTGCCCGCCGTCGCGGCGTTCTCCTACCGGGTGCGCACCCCGGAGGACCTCGACCGGGCGGTCGCGTTCTACACCGAACTCGGCTGCCGCGTCGTGCGTCGCCCGGACGGCTTCACCCGCGGCATCGGCGACTCCGTGCGTGTGGAGGACCCGCTCGGCTTCCCCTACGAGTTCTTCCACGACACCCGGCACGTCGAACGGCTCTCCTGGCGCTACGACCTGCACACCCCGGGCGAGCTGGTGCGGCTGGACCACTTCAACCAGGTCACCCCCGACGTGCCGCGGGCGGTGAAGTTCATGCAGGACCTGGGCTTCCGGGTGACCGAGGACATCCAGGACGACGAGGGCACCGTGTACGCGGCCTGGATGCGGCGCAAGCCCACCGTGCACGACACCGCGATGACCGGTGGGGACGGACCGCGGATGCACCACATCGCGTTCGCCACCCACGAGAAGCACAACATCCTCGCGATCTGCGACAAGCTCGGCGCGCTGCGCATGTCGGACCGCATCGAGCGTGGCCCGGGCCGCCACGGCGTGTCCAATGCGTTCTACCTGTATCTGCGCGACCCCGACGGACACCGCGTGGAGATCTACACGCAGGACTACTACACCGGCGACCCGGACAACCCGGTCATCACCTGGGACGTCCACGACAACCAGCGTCGCGACTGGTGGGGAAACCCCGTCGTGCCCTCCTGGTACACCGAGGCCTCCCTGGTGCTCGACCTGGACGGCGAACCGCAGCCGGTGACCACTCGCACCGACGCCAGCGAGATGGCGGTCACGATCGGTGCGGACGGCTTCTCCTACACCCGCCCCGAGCCTGCGGCACCCGTGGTCGCGCAGGGCGAGTACAAGCTCGGGAACCAGCTCTGA
- a CDS encoding YrdB family protein, giving the protein MTDPNSVPAPSDPQPRGERDVDDALPAGTRPPLRALDLLGFLCQIVAFGVLAVWGFAMWPFPWNIVVGIATPLAAILIWALFVSPRAVFSVHPFVRAVVELLVYAAATAALWAMDLTWVGVGYAVVAIAVGAVSGRRRFA; this is encoded by the coding sequence GTGACCGACCCGAACTCCGTGCCCGCACCGTCCGACCCGCAGCCCCGCGGCGAGCGGGACGTGGACGACGCCCTGCCCGCCGGTACACGGCCGCCGCTGCGAGCGCTGGACCTCCTCGGGTTCCTCTGCCAGATCGTCGCCTTCGGCGTCCTCGCCGTGTGGGGCTTCGCCATGTGGCCGTTCCCGTGGAACATCGTCGTCGGGATCGCGACGCCGCTCGCCGCCATCCTGATCTGGGCGCTGTTCGTCTCGCCGCGCGCGGTCTTCTCGGTGCATCCGTTCGTCCGGGCGGTCGTGGAGCTGCTCGTCTACGCCGCCGCCACCGCCGCACTGTGGGCCATGGACCTCACCTGGGTGGGTGTCGGCTACGCGGTGGTGGCTATCGCGGTGGGTGCCGTGTCGGGACGCCGCCGCTTCGCATGA
- the glyA gene encoding serine hydroxymethyltransferase, producing the protein MTDPVFNAPLAEVDPEIAQVLERELERQRGYLEMIASENFVPVSVLQSQGSVLTNKYAEGYPGRRYYGGCEEVDVAEELAIERAKSLFGAGFANVQPHSGASANAAVLHAIARPGDTLLGLSLDHGGHLTHGMKLNFSGRLYDIVAYGVDAETSLVDMDEVRRLALEHKPKVIIAGWSAYPRQLDFAAFRAIADEVGALLWVDMAHFAGLVAAGLHPNPVPHAHVVSSTVHKTIGGPRSGFILTNDADIAKKINSAVFPGQQGGPLMHVIAAKATAFKLAATPAFRERQERTVRGAAILAERLSQPDVAEAGITLRSGGTEVHLVLVDLRDAAIDGKQAEDLLHEIHITVNRNSVPNDPRPPMVTSGLRIGTPALATRGFGDAEFTEVADIIARALLPDADVEALRARVAALTAAFPLYPGLQQ; encoded by the coding sequence ATGACCGACCCCGTCTTCAACGCCCCTCTCGCCGAAGTCGATCCCGAGATCGCCCAGGTCCTCGAGCGCGAGCTCGAGCGTCAGCGCGGCTACCTCGAGATGATCGCCTCGGAGAACTTCGTGCCCGTCTCCGTCCTGCAGTCGCAGGGCTCGGTGCTGACCAACAAGTACGCCGAGGGCTACCCCGGTCGTCGCTACTACGGCGGCTGCGAAGAGGTCGATGTGGCCGAGGAGCTCGCCATCGAACGCGCGAAGTCGCTGTTCGGCGCCGGCTTCGCGAACGTTCAGCCGCACTCGGGCGCCTCCGCGAACGCCGCGGTGCTCCACGCCATCGCCCGCCCCGGCGACACCCTGCTCGGCCTCTCGCTCGACCACGGCGGTCACCTCACGCACGGGATGAAGCTGAACTTCTCCGGCCGGTTGTACGACATCGTCGCCTACGGCGTGGATGCGGAGACGTCGCTCGTCGACATGGACGAGGTCCGTCGTCTGGCCCTCGAGCACAAGCCGAAGGTCATCATCGCCGGGTGGTCGGCCTACCCGCGCCAGCTGGACTTCGCCGCGTTCCGCGCGATCGCCGACGAGGTGGGCGCCCTGCTCTGGGTCGACATGGCGCACTTCGCCGGTCTCGTGGCGGCGGGTCTGCACCCGAACCCGGTCCCGCACGCGCACGTCGTGTCCTCGACCGTGCACAAGACCATCGGCGGTCCGCGCTCCGGCTTCATCCTCACCAACGACGCCGACATCGCGAAGAAGATCAACTCCGCCGTCTTCCCGGGGCAGCAGGGCGGCCCGCTCATGCACGTGATCGCGGCGAAGGCGACCGCTTTCAAACTGGCGGCGACGCCCGCGTTCCGGGAGCGCCAGGAGCGGACCGTCCGCGGCGCGGCGATCCTCGCCGAGCGGCTGAGCCAGCCCGACGTCGCCGAGGCGGGCATCACGCTGCGCTCGGGCGGCACCGAGGTGCACCTCGTCCTCGTGGACCTGCGCGACGCCGCGATCGACGGCAAGCAGGCGGAGGACCTCCTGCACGAGATCCACATCACCGTCAACCGAAACTCGGTGCCCAACGACCCGCGGCCGCCGATGGTGACCTCGGGGCTGCGGATCGGCACCCCCGCGCTCGCGACCCGTGGTTTCGGTGACGCGGAGTTCACCGAGGTGGCCGACATCATCGCCCGGGCGCTCCTCCCGGACGCGGATGTCGAGGCGCTGCGGGCGCGCGTCGCGGCCCTGACCGCGGCGTTCCCGCTGTACCCCGGCCTCCAGCAGTAG
- a CDS encoding GntR family transcriptional regulator gives MVLSKSERAYQWVRGRITGREYAAGHRLVLGTIADELEMSVVPVREAIRRLEAEGLVSFERNVGARVVFLDESEYVFAMQTLGLVEGSATALSAPLLTAEDLDRALAVNDRMQALLDDFDPHEFTRLNQRFHSVLYEPCPNPHLLDLVHRGWGRLAHLRDSSFAFVPGRARHSVAEHVEIIRLIRSGADPLEIELAARNHRWRTMDAFLAARRDDGTAPNPSETP, from the coding sequence ATCGTGCTCAGCAAGTCCGAACGCGCCTATCAGTGGGTGCGCGGCCGGATCACCGGGCGCGAGTACGCCGCCGGACACCGTCTGGTGCTCGGCACCATCGCCGACGAGCTCGAGATGAGCGTCGTCCCGGTGCGTGAGGCCATCCGGCGCCTCGAGGCGGAAGGGCTGGTGAGCTTCGAGCGCAACGTCGGCGCACGCGTGGTGTTCCTCGATGAGAGCGAGTACGTCTTCGCGATGCAGACCCTCGGCCTCGTGGAGGGATCCGCCACCGCACTCTCGGCGCCCCTGCTCACGGCGGAGGACCTGGATCGTGCCCTGGCCGTCAACGACCGGATGCAGGCGCTCCTCGACGACTTCGACCCGCACGAGTTCACCCGCCTCAATCAGCGGTTCCACTCCGTCCTCTACGAACCGTGCCCGAATCCGCACCTGCTGGATCTCGTGCACCGCGGATGGGGGCGGCTCGCGCACCTGCGGGACAGCTCCTTCGCCTTCGTGCCCGGTCGCGCACGGCACTCCGTCGCCGAGCACGTCGAGATCATCCGGCTCATCCGCTCCGGTGCCGATCCGCTCGAGATCGAGCTGGCGGCACGCAACCACCGCTGGCGCACGATGGACGCCTTCCTCGCCGCTCGTCGTGACGACGGGACCGCACCGAACCCCTCGGAGACACCATGA
- a CDS encoding bifunctional methylenetetrahydrofolate dehydrogenase/methenyltetrahydrofolate cyclohydrolase, with protein sequence MTAQKLDGTATAAAIKDELRARVAALVEKGTTPGIATVLVGADPASQLYVGMKHKQSEAIGMNSIQRELPADATQEQVEALIDELNADPTCHGYIVQLPLPKHLDTDAILERIDPAKDADGLHPVNLGRLVLNVNAPITTPLPCTPRGVIELLQRNGYDLAGKHVVVVGRGVTIGRSIGLLLTRRDINATVTLTHTGTVDLPRYIREADVVVAAAGVKHLVRAEDVKPGAAVLDVGVTREADPETGKSRVFGDVDPAVAEVAGWLSPNPGGVGPMTVALLMMNVVEAAERAAS encoded by the coding sequence ATGACTGCTCAGAAACTCGACGGCACCGCCACGGCGGCCGCGATCAAGGACGAGCTGCGCGCACGCGTCGCGGCGCTCGTGGAGAAGGGGACGACCCCCGGCATCGCGACCGTGCTCGTCGGGGCGGACCCGGCATCCCAGCTCTACGTCGGGATGAAGCACAAGCAGTCCGAGGCGATCGGGATGAACTCCATCCAGCGTGAGCTCCCCGCGGACGCCACGCAGGAGCAGGTCGAAGCGCTCATCGACGAGCTGAACGCGGACCCCACCTGCCACGGCTACATCGTGCAGCTGCCGCTCCCGAAGCACCTCGATACGGACGCGATCCTGGAGCGGATCGATCCGGCCAAGGATGCCGACGGGCTGCACCCGGTGAACCTCGGGCGGCTCGTGCTGAACGTGAACGCCCCGATCACGACGCCGCTGCCGTGCACGCCGCGCGGCGTCATCGAACTGCTGCAGCGCAACGGCTACGACCTCGCCGGCAAGCACGTCGTGGTCGTGGGCCGCGGGGTCACGATCGGCCGGTCGATCGGCCTGCTCCTGACCCGCCGCGATATCAACGCGACCGTGACCCTCACGCACACGGGAACAGTGGATCTGCCCCGTTACATCCGTGAGGCGGACGTCGTCGTGGCCGCGGCCGGGGTCAAGCACCTCGTCCGGGCCGAGGACGTCAAGCCCGGCGCCGCGGTACTGGATGTCGGCGTGACCCGCGAGGCGGACCCGGAGACGGGCAAGTCCCGGGTGTTCGGCGACGTCGACCCCGCGGTGGCCGAGGTCGCCGGGTGGCTCTCGCCGAACCCGGGCGGCGTGGGTCCGATGACGGTGGCCCTGCTCATGATGAACGTGGTCGAGGCGGCCGAGCGCGCCGCATCCTGA
- the hpaH gene encoding 2-oxo-hept-4-ene-1,7-dioate hydratase encodes MDAGTIASIAAELAEADRTRGVIPRITARHPDATVDDAYAIQAVWRDSRIAAGRRLVGRKIGLTSKAMQQATGISEPDYGVMFDDTVWQNGSVIPFDDFSNVRVEVELAFVLKEPLEGPDCSLFDVLRATEYVTPALEVLNSHVALEGRTIVDTIADNAAYGGMVLGGNPMRPDRIDLRWVSALLYRNESIEETGVAAGVLNHPATGVAWLADKFHQHGARLEAGEIILAGSFTRPIAVSRGDSILCDYGPMGTITCRFT; translated from the coding sequence ATGGATGCCGGGACGATCGCGTCGATCGCGGCGGAACTCGCCGAGGCCGACCGCACCCGGGGCGTGATCCCGCGCATCACCGCGCGCCACCCGGACGCGACCGTCGATGACGCGTACGCGATCCAGGCGGTGTGGCGGGACTCCCGGATCGCCGCGGGCCGTCGCCTGGTCGGCCGGAAGATCGGCCTCACGTCCAAAGCCATGCAGCAGGCGACCGGGATCAGCGAGCCGGACTACGGCGTCATGTTCGACGACACCGTCTGGCAGAACGGGTCCGTCATCCCGTTCGACGACTTCTCGAACGTGCGGGTCGAGGTCGAGCTCGCCTTCGTCCTCAAGGAGCCGCTGGAGGGTCCGGACTGCTCGCTGTTCGACGTGCTGCGGGCGACGGAGTACGTGACCCCCGCGCTCGAGGTGCTGAATTCGCACGTCGCGCTCGAGGGCCGGACGATCGTCGACACGATCGCCGACAACGCCGCGTACGGGGGGATGGTGCTCGGCGGCAACCCGATGCGCCCGGACCGGATCGACCTGCGCTGGGTGTCCGCGCTGCTGTACCGCAACGAGTCGATCGAGGAGACCGGTGTCGCCGCCGGCGTCCTCAACCACCCCGCCACCGGCGTGGCCTGGCTGGCGGACAAGTTCCACCAGCACGGCGCGCGCCTGGAGGCCGGCGAGATCATCCTGGCCGGGTCGTTCACCCGGCCGATCGCGGTCTCCCGCGGTGACAGCATCCTGTGCGACTACGGACCGATGGGGACCATCACATGCCGCTTCACCTGA
- a CDS encoding HpcH/HpaI aldolase family protein, producing MPLHLSATLRHRIAASDRPLFGGWICSGSPVLAEIMAGSGLDWLMIDMEHGPNSLESVQVLLQVTAAYPVTTVVRVPANDAVWIKRVLDVGAQTIMVPMVSTAEQAAEAVAHASYPPRGHRGVGNALARSGRWNRVADYLANAAEYTSVIVQIETAEGVENAEAIAGTPGVDGVLIGPSDLAASMGLIGQQTHPDVVSAVERAFAGVRAAGRPVGVNAFAESAAKGYAAAGAEFLLVGADVSLVARGAESLARTFLPAADPTPHPSS from the coding sequence ATGCCGCTTCACCTGAGCGCGACCCTGCGTCACCGCATCGCCGCATCCGACCGCCCCCTCTTCGGCGGGTGGATCTGCTCCGGGTCACCGGTGCTGGCCGAGATCATGGCGGGATCCGGTCTCGACTGGCTGATGATCGACATGGAGCACGGGCCGAACTCGCTGGAGAGCGTGCAGGTGCTGCTTCAGGTGACCGCCGCGTACCCGGTCACGACGGTCGTGCGCGTACCCGCGAACGACGCCGTGTGGATCAAGCGGGTGCTGGACGTCGGCGCCCAGACGATCATGGTGCCGATGGTGTCCACCGCCGAGCAGGCGGCCGAGGCCGTCGCGCACGCGTCGTACCCGCCGAGGGGGCACCGGGGAGTCGGCAATGCCCTCGCCCGATCCGGCCGCTGGAACCGCGTGGCCGACTATCTCGCGAACGCGGCCGAATACACGTCGGTGATCGTGCAGATCGAGACGGCGGAGGGCGTCGAGAACGCCGAGGCGATCGCGGGGACGCCCGGGGTCGACGGGGTGTTGATCGGCCCCAGTGACCTCGCCGCATCCATGGGCCTCATCGGGCAGCAGACGCATCCGGATGTCGTCTCCGCGGTCGAGCGCGCCTTCGCCGGCGTACGGGCCGCCGGGAGACCCGTCGGCGTGAACGCGTTCGCCGAGTCCGCGGCGAAGGGCTACGCCGCCGCCGGCGCGGAGTTCCTGCTCGTCGGAGCCGATGTGAGCCTGGTCGCGCGCGGCGCGGAGTCCCTCGCCCGCACGTTCCTCCCCGCCGCCGACCCCACCCCCCACCCCTCGTCCTGA
- the hpaE gene encoding 5-carboxymethyl-2-hydroxymuconate semialdehyde dehydrogenase translates to MTDSSAPAPGRHVPEGLPERIRHYIDGALVDSIDGATFDVLEPVSNEVYVRAAAGREADIASAVAAATRAFDEGPWPRMLPRERSRILHRIADIVESRDARLAELESFDSGLPITQALGQARRAAENFRFFADLIVAQADDTFKVPGRQINYVNRKPIGVAGLITPWNTPFMLESWKLGPALATGNTVVLKPAEFTPLSASLWPEIFEEAGLPRGVFNLVHGLGEEAGDALVRHPGVPLISFTGESRTGQLIFANAAPFLKGLSMELGGKSPAIVFADADLDAAIDATIFGVFSLNGERCTAGSRILVQREVYDEFVERYAAQAERVRVGYPHDPETEVGALVHPEHFAKVMRYVEIGKSEGRLVAGGGRPEGYAFGNFVAPTVFADVPPDARIFQEEIFGPVVSITPFDTEEEALALANDTKYGLAAYVWTNDLKRAHNVAQAIEAGMVWLNSNNVRDLRTPFGGVKASGLGHEGGYRSIDFYTDQQAVHITLGDVHNPTFGKHPSPDEVAAASADAES, encoded by the coding sequence ATGACCGACAGCTCCGCACCGGCCCCTGGGCGGCACGTCCCCGAGGGGCTTCCGGAACGCATCCGGCACTACATCGACGGGGCCCTCGTCGACTCGATCGACGGCGCCACATTCGACGTGCTGGAGCCCGTGTCGAACGAGGTGTACGTCCGGGCCGCCGCCGGCCGGGAGGCCGACATCGCGTCGGCCGTCGCTGCCGCCACGCGGGCCTTCGACGAGGGGCCCTGGCCCCGGATGCTGCCCCGCGAACGCTCCCGCATCCTGCACCGCATCGCGGACATCGTCGAGTCCCGCGACGCCCGGCTCGCCGAGCTGGAGTCGTTCGACTCGGGCCTGCCGATCACGCAGGCCCTCGGCCAGGCCCGCCGCGCAGCCGAGAACTTCCGCTTCTTCGCCGATCTGATCGTGGCCCAGGCCGACGACACGTTCAAGGTGCCGGGTCGGCAGATCAATTACGTCAACCGCAAGCCGATCGGCGTGGCCGGACTCATCACGCCGTGGAACACGCCGTTCATGCTCGAGTCGTGGAAGCTCGGCCCCGCGCTCGCGACGGGCAACACCGTGGTGCTCAAACCCGCCGAGTTCACGCCGCTGTCCGCATCCCTCTGGCCGGAGATCTTCGAGGAGGCGGGGCTGCCGCGGGGCGTGTTCAACCTCGTCCACGGGCTGGGCGAGGAGGCCGGCGACGCACTCGTGCGGCACCCCGGCGTGCCGCTCATCTCCTTCACCGGCGAGAGCCGCACGGGCCAGCTCATCTTCGCCAACGCCGCCCCGTTCCTCAAAGGCCTGTCGATGGAGCTCGGCGGCAAGAGCCCCGCGATCGTGTTCGCCGACGCCGATCTGGACGCCGCGATCGACGCCACGATCTTCGGCGTGTTCTCGCTCAACGGCGAGCGCTGCACCGCCGGATCCCGCATCCTCGTCCAGCGGGAGGTGTACGACGAGTTCGTCGAGCGGTACGCCGCCCAGGCGGAACGCGTCAGAGTCGGCTACCCGCACGACCCGGAGACCGAGGTCGGCGCGCTCGTGCACCCGGAACACTTCGCGAAGGTCATGCGCTACGTCGAGATCGGCAAGTCCGAAGGGCGGCTGGTCGCCGGCGGCGGACGGCCGGAGGGCTACGCGTTCGGCAACTTCGTCGCCCCCACGGTCTTCGCGGATGTCCCTCCGGACGCGCGGATCTTCCAGGAGGAGATCTTCGGCCCGGTCGTGTCGATCACCCCGTTCGACACCGAGGAGGAGGCGCTCGCCCTCGCGAACGACACGAAGTACGGTCTCGCCGCCTACGTGTGGACGAACGACCTGAAACGGGCGCACAACGTCGCTCAGGCGATCGAGGCCGGCATGGTGTGGCTGAACTCGAACAACGTCCGTGACCTGCGCACACCGTTCGGCGGGGTGAAGGCCTCGGGTCTCGGCCACGAGGGCGGATACCGCTCGATCGACTTCTACACCGACCAGCAGGCCGTGCACATCACGCTCGGCGACGTGCACAACCCCACCTTCGGCAAGCACCCGTCCCCGGACGAGGTCGCCGCCGCATCCGCGGATGCCGAGAGCTGA
- a CDS encoding transglutaminase-like domain-containing protein, whose protein sequence is MKRDVSATIALSVTEPADLVFAVAVSAGIPARESLRVTVDDAELDVAEIPDLHGTRLHRVLAPVGGLVLTYSATADPDAAPDAGTPVAGTDAADRIRYIRPSRYAESDVLAATAAAEFGGIERPADLLAAVSSWVGTRLAYLAGASLPTDGAERTLLARRGVCRDFAHLCVALLRARGIPARLVSVYAPGLSPMDFHAVAEAWVDGAWRVVDATALAPRQTLVRIATGRDAADTAFLTVLSGRAEFDGLMVTAVAESLPADDVTRLVSLP, encoded by the coding sequence ATGAAGAGGGATGTCTCGGCGACCATCGCCCTGTCCGTGACCGAACCGGCGGACCTCGTCTTCGCCGTCGCGGTGAGCGCCGGCATCCCGGCACGGGAGAGCCTGCGGGTCACGGTCGACGACGCCGAGCTGGACGTCGCGGAGATCCCCGACCTGCACGGCACCCGGCTGCACCGCGTGCTCGCCCCCGTCGGCGGACTCGTCCTGACCTACTCCGCGACGGCGGACCCCGACGCGGCGCCGGACGCGGGGACGCCTGTCGCGGGGACGGATGCGGCTGACCGCATCCGCTACATCCGTCCGAGCCGGTATGCGGAGTCCGACGTCCTCGCCGCGACCGCCGCCGCTGAGTTCGGCGGGATCGAGCGGCCCGCGGACCTCCTCGCGGCCGTGTCGTCCTGGGTGGGCACGCGCCTCGCGTACCTCGCCGGGGCGTCCCTGCCGACCGACGGGGCGGAGCGGACGCTGCTCGCCCGGCGCGGGGTGTGCCGTGACTTCGCGCACCTGTGCGTCGCGCTGCTGCGGGCACGCGGCATCCCGGCCCGGCTGGTGTCCGTCTACGCGCCCGGGCTGAGTCCGATGGACTTCCACGCGGTGGCGGAAGCGTGGGTCGACGGCGCATGGCGGGTCGTCGATGCGACCGCGTTGGCACCCCGGCAGACGCTCGTGCGGATCGCGACCGGACGGGATGCGGCGGACACGGCGTTCCTCACCGTGCTCTCCGGCCGCGCCGAGTTCGACGGGCTCATGGTGACCGCCGTCGCCGAGTCACTCCCCGCCGACGACGTCACCCGCCTCGTATCCCTCCCCTGA